In the Drosophila biarmipes strain raj3 chromosome X, RU_DBia_V1.1, whole genome shotgun sequence genome, one interval contains:
- the LOC108024472 gene encoding uncharacterized protein LOC108024472, with product MASITFKNRPTQVLHTYQVWRIGSNVNDKSLDYCHPDKSVDKFHASLTRGEKGLFLVNESRHGSVSVNGERVGGPVLITYRDAINGIVKLRFGRVEGYLRVSGSITG from the exons ATGGCTAGTATTACGTTCAAGAATCGACCCACCCAGGTGCTGCACACCTACCAGGTCTGGCGCATTGGTAGCAACGTGAACGACAAGAGCTTGGATTACTGTCATCCCGATAAG TCGGTGGACAAGTTCCATGCCAGTTTGACCCGCGGCGAGAAGGGTTTGTTCCTGGTCAACGAGAGTCGCCATGGAAGTGTCTCCGTGAACGGAGAACGAGTTGGAGGTCCAGTACTGATCACCTATCGGGATGCCATCAACGGCATCGTCAAGCTGCGCTTTGGCCGTGTCGAGGGATATCTCCGCGTATCGGGCAGCATTACTGGCTAG